The proteins below are encoded in one region of Silene latifolia isolate original U9 population chromosome 2, ASM4854445v1, whole genome shotgun sequence:
- the LOC141643140 gene encoding allene oxide cyclase, chloroplastic-like has product MTTSSTLLSKTICSSLINHQNPKSLAFSSTNASFGQVGFKLCGKSFTKSLKSTRSTSRQFSNRPSLTCRNQVSTFDRSSDERVQNFSVYELNHRDRESPAILKLSKKTDVFALGDLVPFTNTLYSGDLQKRLGITAGLCILIQNKPEKKGDRYEAIYSFYFGDYGHLSIQGPYLTYEDSYLTVTGGTGIFEGAYGQVRLHQIVYPIKIFYTFSLKGLKGDLPDVLLGTPVEPRPDVEPHPAAKDTLPHGVIPNFTD; this is encoded by the exons ATGACAACTTCTTCAACCTTGCTCTCAAAAACAATTTGTTCTTCTCTTATTAATCATCAAAACCCAAAATCACTAGCATTTTCTTCAACTAATGCTAGTTTTGGTCAAGTTGGATTTAAGCTTTGTGGGAAATCATTCACAAAAAGCCTCAAATCAACTAGGAGTACTTCCCGTCAGTTTTCTAACAGACCATCACTTACTTGCAGAAATCAAGTTTCCACTTTTGATCGTTCATCAG ATGAAAGGGTGCAGAATTTCAGTGTGTATGAGTTGAATCATAGAGATCGTGAGAGTCCAGCAATTCTTAAACTCAGCAAAAAGACTGATGTTTTTGCACTTGGTGACTTAGTCCCTTTCACTAATACG TTGTACAGCGGAGACCTGCAAAAGAGGCTAGGAATAACAGCAGGACTATGCATACTAATACAAAACAAACCAGAAAAGAAAGGAGACAGATATGAAGCAATCTATAGCTTCTACTTTGGTGATTACGGTCATCTTTCAATTCAAGGACCATACTTAACCTATGAGGACTCTTATTTGACCGTGACGGGTGGTACCGGGATTTTTGAGGGAGCCTATGGTCAAGTGAGATTGCACCAAATTGTGTACCCTATCAAGATTTTCTATACATTTTCGTTGAAGGGTCTTAAGGGTGACTTGCCTGATGTTCTTCTTGGTACCCCTGTCGAGCCTAGACCCGATGTTGAGCCTCATCCTGCTGCTAAGGATACTCTTCCTCATGGAGTTATCCCTAATTTTACTGATTAG